One part of the Tachysurus vachellii isolate PV-2020 chromosome 6, HZAU_Pvac_v1, whole genome shotgun sequence genome encodes these proteins:
- the pcnx1 gene encoding pecanex-like protein 1 isoform X3: MGSQTLQILRQGVWASVTGGWYYDPHQNTFVNALHLYIWLFLLCFPFTLYMALPPTMLIVGVYCGVIGGVFALLKAVNYRLHTALDEGEVINAEQQRDTSHTHPDESSGSGDPGGGIELADFVREETPPVACSSRNSYTGIDANLQIASSRGGSVTVKAGDVGKTSDDLSLAPSCSQEQDLTSEPKIYGLISNDSFASMQPSTSLAQDLYSSTPHPFSQSLSSCDTEIPAHSQSFRKESSRPRGLPRTSSSAFPDPSIPDFGLYPPSRRSGLDPVCELDTSRPQGALQSGDAAVPSTSGLDCCKQHKRERRKLARSISRETGEECQGDSGLYQVEGFRGGISGGSRRKRRAEKSMESLRSLSTRSSGSTESYCSGTDRDTHSTLSSLHSEQTSSTHVESLISLSLDEGGTTEPSITSGEGNKNPHANELSPKSVNTNEPTTPKNTSQTTSHEGEEFKTEGSGARTSPEASADSTHLFKETAQDDAKPKSANHSDASQSGRRRSAKKRASSFDAARYHDYTCFRSIAKPRSAVFAKYDEDSSDLSDLSHASSLNSAHRVELSLAPGASQKKDKERERGKKRASRRTASTGSAKVQLRKCPNEPQHLGAPTDPRPLSTSKSDLEAKEGEVLDAASLLGRASHLESVTRSRNSLPCPISIADTHDTARAAVIDDGVTFRRERSTFRRQAVRRRHNAGSNTASIIASPLSLQEALSQVSQASSVPQVKGQMSTSTSLLVRNGSAHLEGFQDKVSTAGMREDFGKLTPSLYEVGGCDVSLVNFEPATRRASNNVWDTDSHLSSSTSVRFYPHDLIRLNRLLSMDTELLEQDGDVNPDLQVVPHGLRHKHTRTHSHTHTNTHKVKQYYRFSLLPYLWVGLRFDRLTLLALFDRNREVLENVLAVVLAVLVAFLGSVLLIHGFFTDIWVFQFCLVIASCQYSLLKSVQPDSSSPRHGHNRIIAYSRPVYFCVCCVLICVFHYSSVTSSSNTHTLYGVTLSSSLLLSSTRDLVIVFILCFPVIFFAGLLPQVNTFLMYLFEQIDIHMFGGNACTSLPSSIYSVVRSVVTVAMLYGFCYGSLLEPWDPQHIPVLFSVFCGLLVAVSYHLSRQSSDPTILISMVQAKVSPSVAKDQNPEDPLSEVQDPLPEKLRNSVNERLQSDVIMCVLIAVLYFAIHVSTVFLALQPFLSYVLYGLVGAVGFFTHYILPQMRKQLPWYCFSHPLLKPREYYQFEVHGAAHVMWFEWLHLWLLFVEKNILYPLVILNELSRSAQELASSKKLTTEVGAVVLSVSGLKLLRSCFSSPASQYVTVLFTVLFFTFDYSHLSETPLLNLFIISIIFSKMWELLNKLRFVYTYIAPWQITWGSAFHAFAQPFAVPHSAMLFVQAMVSAVFSTPLNPFLGSAIFITSYVRPVKFWERDYNTKRVDHSNTRLASQLDRNPGSDDNNLNSIFYEHLTRSLQHSLCGDLLLGRWGTFSTGDCFIMASDYLNALVHLIEIGNGLVTFQLRGLEFRGTYCQQREVEAITEGVEEDEGCCCCDVGHLPHLLSFNAAFVQRWLAWEVLLSKYTLQSYSITENSAGAMLQVYELRQILTTYYVKGIIYYVVTSPKLEEWLSNDAMMDGLKICSERNYVDLDPTFNPNIDEDYDHRLAGISRDSFCSVYLSWIQYCSTQRQKPFESEKDSALVSLCFGLCVLGRRALGTAAHQMSSNLESFLYGLHALFKGDFRISSVRDEWIFADMELLRRVVVPGIRMSLKLHQDHFTSPDEYDDPSVLYEAISSHEQTLVIAHEGDPAWRSAVLSNAPSLLSLRHVLNEGTNEYKIITLNRRYLSFRVIKVNQECVRGLWAGQQQELVFLRNRNPERGSIQNAKQALRNMINSSCDQPIGYPIYVSPLTTSYCNTHTQLTHTLGGAISIASIRHFIINTWQRLRKGCGAGCNSGGNVEECEMGNSGNTNDIHLRVTSIQHTHTPLSLGTSQSSQSVLSSLVRHSPTRSSVASQSSSLRYNSNAEPTLCKRHTLTHTHTLAGLLDHNHHQQPRREDVSNRVQIVDVSQVLDVINLSKRKELLWPDESMRLRAGPSCWRDWGPLEGMEGHVIHRWMPCSRDPLTRSPIDKSILLVQVDDKLVPIIETGVIELGAEV; encoded by the exons ATGGGGTCTCAGACGCTACAGATCCTGAGGCAGGGGGTCTGGGCTTCTGTCACGGGCGGCTGGTACTACGACCCCCATCAGAACACGTTCGTCAACGCGCTACACCTCTACATCTGGCTCTTCTTATTGTGTTTCCCTTTCACTCTGTacatg gctctCCCCCCCACCATGCTGATAGTGGGAGTGTACTGTGGAGTGATCGGTGGTGTGTTTGCACTGTTGAAGGCAGTGAACTATCGACTCCACACGGCACTAGACGAAGGGGAAGTGATCAACGCAGAACAACAAAGagacacttcacacacacacccagacgaGTCCAGTGGCTCtgg ggATCCTGGAGGAGGAATTGAGTTGGCTGATTTTGTCCGAGAGGAAACTCCACCAGTCGCCTGCAGCTCACGCAACTCCTACACAGGCATCGACGCCAAcctccag atcgcATCCTCTCGTGGTGGTTCAGTCACAGTAAAAG cAGGTGATGTTGGAAAGACCTCAGATGACCTCAGTTTAGCTCCTAGCTGTAGTCAGGAACAAG ATCTGACATCAGAACCTAAGATCTACGGCCTCATCTCCAACGATTCCTTCGCCTCTATGCAGCCTTCCACCTCGCTGGCTCAGGACCTCTACAGCTCCACCCCTCACCCTTTCAGTCAGTCATTGTCCTCCTGTGACACAGAAATCCCCGCCCACTCTCAGTCCTTCAGGAAAGAGTCGTCTCGTCCCCGTGGCCTTCCTCGCACTTCCAGCTCGGCCTTTCCGGATCCTTCCATCCCAGACTTTGGCCTCTACCCCCCTTCTCGGCGTAGTGGACTCGACCCCGTTTGTGAACTAGACACGTCCCGGCCACAGGGGGCACTGCAGAGTGGGGACGCGGCTGTCCCCTCCACGTCAGGACTGGACTGCTGTAAACAACATAAAAGGGAACGGCGCAAACTGGCCCGGTCCATTTCCAGAGAAACGGGGGAAGAATGTCAGGGTGACTCTGGACTGTACCAAGTGGAGGGTTTTCGTGGGGGGATTTCAGGTGGAAGCAGGAGGAAAAGACGAGCAGAAAAAAGCATGGAAAGTTTGCGAAGCCTGAGTACACGCAGCAGCGGCTCGACGGAGAGTTACTGCAGTGGGACGGACCGTGACACGCACAGCACGCTAAGTAGTCTCCATAGTGAACAAACTAGCTCCACCCATGTCGAGAGTCTCATATCACTCTCATTGGATGAGGGCGGGACAACAGAACCTAGCATAACCTCAGGTGAGGGCAATAAAAACCCTCATGCTAATGAACTTAGCCCAAAATCTGTTAATACTAATGAACCCACAACTCccaaaaacacatcacaaaccACCAGCCATGAAGGGGAGGAGTTTAAAACAGAAGGGAGTGGGGCAAGGACAAGCCCAGAAGCCTCTGCAGACTCCACCCACCTATTTAAGGAGACGGCACAAGATGATGCCAAACccaaatcagccaatcattcTGATGCCAGCCAAAGTGGGCGTCGACGCAGTGCGAAGAAACGAGCTAGCAGTTTTGATGCTGCCCGTTACCATGACTACACCTGCTTCCGCAGCATAGCAAAACCTCGCTCTGCAGTGTTTGCTAAATATGATGAAGACTCAAGTGACCTAAGCGATCTGAGCCACGCCTCCAGTCTCAACTCCGCCCATCGGGTTGAGCTGAGCCTCGCCCCCGGTGCATCCCAGAAgaaagacaaggagagagagagggggaagaagAGAGCATCACGGCGTACAGCCAGTACAGGAAGTGCCAAAGTTCAGCTGCGTAAATGCCCTAATGAGCCGCAGCACCTCGGGGCACCTACGGATCCTCGACCCCTCAGCACTTCCAAATCCGACCTGGAGGCCAAAGAAGGAGAGGTGCTGGATGCAGCATCACTACTGGGCAGAGCAAGTCACCTGGAGTCTGTCACACGCTCTAGGAACAGTTTACCCTGTCCAATCAGCATCgccgacacacacgacacagccAGGG CGGCGGTTATTGACGATGGTGTGACGTTCAGGCGAGAGCGCAGCACGTTTCGCCGTCAGGCTGTACGGAGACGCCACAACGCCGGGAGCAACACGGCCTCCATCATTGCATCACCACTCAG tcttCAGGAAGCTCTCAGTCAGGTGTCTCAGGCTTCATCAGTACCACAGGTCAAAGGACAGATGAGCACTAGCACCTCCCTGCTGGTCAGGAATGGGAGTGCACACTTAGAGGGTTTTCAGGATAAAGTGTCCACTGCAGGCATGCGTGAAGACTTTG GTAAACTGACTCCCTCTCTGTATGAGGTTGGAGGATGCGATGTGTCCTTGGTTAACTTTGAACCCGCGACAAGACGAGCATCCAACAATGTGTG GGACACAGATTCTCACCTCTCCAGTTCTACCTCTGTTCGCTTCTACCCTCATGACTtg ATCCGTCTGAACCGTCTGCTGTCGATGGACACTGAGCTGTTGGAGCAGGATGGTGATGTGAATCCTGACCTGCAGGTGGTGCCACATGGGTtgaggcacaaacacactcgcacacactcgcacacacacaccaacactcatAAGGTCAAGCAGTACTACCGCTTCTCCCTGCTGCCGTACCTGTGGGTGGGTCTGCGCTTCGATAGACTCACACTGCTCGCCCTGTTTGACAG GAACCGTGAGGTTTTGGAGAACGTTCTGGCCGTGGTTCTCGCAGTGTTGGTGGCGTTCCTGGGCTCAGTTCTGCTCATTCATGGATTCTTCACTGACATCTGGGTCTTCCAGTTCTGCCTCGTCATTGCCAGCTGCCAGTACTCACTGTTAAAG AGTGTTCAGCCAGACTCATCCTCTCCTCGACac GGTCACAACCGGATCATAGCGTACAGCAGGCCGGTGtacttctgtgtgtgttgtgttctgatctGTGTGTTCCACTACAGTAGTGTGACTTCcagttcaaacacacacacactgtacggAGTCACACTCAGCTCCTCACTGCTGCTCAGCTCTACACGTGACCTCGTCATCG TCTTCATCCTGTGTTTTCCTGTCATCTTCTTTGCCGGACTCCTTCCTCAGGTCAACACTTTTCTCATGTACCTGTTTGAGCAGATCGACATCCATATGTTTGGTGGAAATG catGTACAAGTCTTCCCTCATCCATATACAGTGTGGTAAGGAGTGTGGTTACCGTGGCGATGCTGTACGGATTCTGCTATGGATCCCTGCTG gagccgTGGGACCCTCAGCACATCCCTGTGCTGTTCTCTGTGTTCTGCGGTCTGCTGGTTGCTGTGTCCTATCATCTCAGCCGCCAGAGCAGTGACCCCACCATCCTCAT CTCTATGGTGCAGGCAAAAGTTTCCCCAAGTGTGGCAAAGGATCAAAACCCTGAAGATCCACTTTCTGAGGTGCAGGACCCTTTACCTGAAAAACTCAGGAACTCTGTG aATGAGAGACTACAGTCTGATGTGATCATGTGCGTGCTCATTGCTGTGCTATACTTCGCCATTCATGTCAGCACCGTCTTCCTTGCCctgcag CCGTTCCTGAGTTACGTGCTGTACGGGTTGGTTGGTGCTGTCGGGTTCTTCACCCACTATATTCTGCCCCAGATGAGGAAACAGTTGCCCTGGTACTGCTTCTCCCACCCTCTGCTCAAACCCAGAGAGTATTACCAGTTTGAGGTGCACG gtgcaGCTCATGTGATGTGGTTTGAGTGGCTCCACCTGTGGCTGCTCTTTGTGGAGAAGAACATTCTTTATCCTCTTGTCATTCTTAATGAACTCAGCAGAAGTGCACAGGAACTCGCCAGCTCTAAAAAACTCAccacaga GGTGGGAGCAGTGGTGTTGAGTGTATCAGGGTTGAAGTTGTTGCGTTCGTGCTTCAGCAGTCCGGCCTCTCAGTACGTCACTGTGCTCTTCACCGTCCTCTTCTTCACCTTTGATTATTCACACCTGTCTGAAACACCACTGCTCAACCTCttcatcatctccatcatcttcagcaag atgtggGAGCTGCTGAATAAGCTACGCTTTGTTTACACCTACATTGCTCCGTGGCAGATTACCTGGGGTTCAGCCTTCCATGCCTTCGCTCAGCCCTTCGCTGTACCAC ATTCAGCCATGTTGTTTGTGCAGGCGATGGTGTCGGCCGTGTTCTCCACTCCTCTCAACCCGTTTCTGGGCAGTGCCATCTTTATCACGTCTTACGTCCGACCTGTTAAATTCTGGGAAAGAGATTACAA cacaAAGCGGGTGGATCACTCCAACACTAGACTGGCATCTCAGCTGGACAGGAATCCAG gTTCAGATGATAATAACCTGAACTCGATCTTCTATGAGCACCTGACTCGCTCCCTGCAGCACTCTCTGTGTGGGGACCTGCTGCTGGGCCGCTGGGGAACCTTCAGCACAGGAGACTGTTTCATCATGGCGTCTGATTACCTTAACGCTCTTGTTCACCTCATCGAGATCGGCAACGGACTTGTCACCTTCCAGCTTCGCGGCCTCGAGTTcagag GTACATACTGCCAACAGAGGGAGGTGGAGGCCATTACAGAGGGTGTAGAAGAGGACGagggctgctgctgctgtgatgTGGGTCACCTGCCCCACCTGCTGTCCTTTAATGCTGCCTTTGTTCAGCGCTGGCTGGCCTGGGAGGTGCTGCTGTCTAAATACACCTTACAGAGCTACAGCATCACTGAGAACAGCGCAGGGGCCATGCTGCAGGTCTACGAGCTACGTCAGATCCTCACCACCTACTACgtcaag ggaaTAATTTATTACGTGGTTACGTCTCCGAAGCTGGAGGAGTGGCTCTCTAATGATGCCATGATGGATGGGCTGAAGATCTGCAGTGAGAGGAACTACGTTGATCTCGACCCAACCTTCAACCCCAACATTGATGAAGATTACGACCACCGACTGGCAGGAATCTCCAGAGAcagtttttgttctgtttaccTCAGCTGGATCCAGTACTGCAGCACTCAGAGACagaag ccGTTTGAAAGTGAGAAAGACTCAGCATTGGTTTCGTTGTgttttggtctgtgtgtgttggggaggcGAGCACTCGGCACTGCAGCTCATCAAATGTCCAG TAACCTGGAGTCATTCCTTTACGGTCTTCATGCCCTGTTCAAAGGAGATTTTCGGATATCGTCTGTGAGGGATGAGTGGATTTTTGCAGATATGGAGCTGCTCAGGAGAGTCGTCGTCCCAGGAATACGCATGTCCCTCAAACttcaccag GATCACTTCACCTCCCCGGATGAGTATGACGACCCGTCTGTGTTGTACGAGGCCATCTCTTCTCATGAGCAGACGCTGGTAATAGCACACGAGGGCGACCCGGCGTGGCGCAGCGCTGTGCTGTCCAATGCTCCATCACTCTTGTCGCTACGCCATGTCCTCAACGAGGGAACCAACGAGTACAAGATCATCACACTGAACCGCAGATACCTCAGCTTCAGAGTCATCAAG GTAAATCAGGAGTGTGTTCGTGGCCTGTGGGCGGGGCAACAGCAGGAGCTGGTGTTTTTGCGGAACAGGAACCCAGAGCGTGGAAGCATCCAGAACGCCAAACAGGCCCTGAGGAACATGATCAACTCGTCATGTGACCAGCCGATTGGTTATCCCATCTATGTCTCCCCCCTCACCACCTcctactgcaacacacacacacagctcacacacacactaggtggAGCCATCAGCATCGCCAGCATCCGACACTTCATTATCAACACCTggcaaag gttgCGTAAAGGTTGTGGCGCGGGGTGCAACAGTGGAGGCAACGTGGAGGAGTGTGAAATGGGGAATTCTGGAAACACAAATGACATACACCTTAGAGTGACCAgcattcaacacacacacactcctctctcactgg gaACTAGTCAAAGCTCTCAGTCTGTGCTTTCCTCCCTGGTGCGTCATTCTCCCACCCGTTCATCGGTGGCAAGCCAGTCATCATCTCTCCGTTACAACAGCAACGCTGAGCCGACACTGTGCAAgcgacacacactcacacacacgcacacacttgccGGCCTGCTCGACCATAATCATCACCAGCAGCCCAGGAGAGAGGACGTCTCCAACAGAGTacag atagTGGATGTTAGTCAGGTGTTGGATGTGATTAATCTGTCGAAGCGTAAGGAGCTGCTGTGGCCTGATGAGTCAATGAGGCTGAGGGCTGGGCCAAGCTGCTGGAGAGACTGGGGCCCCCTGGAGGGCATGGAGGGAcat gtgattCACCGGTGGATGCCTTGCAGTCGTGACCCTCTCACTCGCTCCCCCATTGATAAATCCATCCTGCTGGTTCAGGTGGATGATAAACTGGTTCCCATTATAGAGACTGGAGTGATTGAGCTAGGAGCAgaagtgtaa